Below is a window of Buchnera aphidicola (Pemphigus populi) DNA.
TGTACCTTTAATGAATTGGTTAACTTCAGGAAAGTTACAATTTCCTAATTTAAATTGGCTACAAGATATACCTATTATTGGGATAAAATTATTTATCAGTTATCATAAATTACTAAATGAGGGAGGAGTATCTTTAATCACTCAAATTCAACCTTATATGGGTATTACTACTGAATTTTTTATTATACAAGTAGGTAATTTTGGTCGTTTTGTTGTTGATTTAATTTTTATGTTAATTTTTAGTTCTATATTATATTGGAATGGAGAACAAGTTGGAAATATTATTCGTCATTTTGCATTTAGATTAGCCGCTAAACCAGGCGATGCAGTAGTTTTACTTGCAGGACAAGCTATTCGAGCGGTTGCATTAGGAGTGGTTGTAACTGCTTTGGTACAAGGAATATTAGGTGGTATAGGGTTAGTAACCTTAGGAATACCTTATGCTTCTTTACTAATGATTTTAATTATTTTATTTTGTTTAATCCAATTGGGTCCCTTACCAGTTTTAATCCCTGCTATTGTTTGGCTTTACTGGCACGGTAATGCAACCAGTGGAACTGTATTATTAGTTTGGAGTGGTATTTTGTGTATTTTAGATCATATTTTACGGCCAGTATTAATACGAATAGGTGCTGATTTACCTATATTATTAATTTTATCCGGAGTAATTGGTGGACTTCTTGCATTTGGTATGATCGGTTTATTTATTGGACCAGTGGTCTTAGTAATTTCATATCGTTTGCTTTCATCTTGGATGAATGAAATTCCTTCTCCTGATTCATTTTCCACTATACCAATTAAAAATATATCAAAAAATAAGTAAAATAATATTTACTGTGTTTGATATTTATAAAAACTTTTAAAAAAATAATTAGAATAAAT
It encodes the following:
- the ydiK gene encoding AI-2E family transporter YdiK, with the protein product MYNYKNSIDLPQAIFSLFFFIILTLTSFWIIRPFFLGFSWASMIVIATWPFMLKLQFLFGGKRYFAVIIMTIFLLLIFIIPVVFLVNSLIENSVPLMNWLTSGKLQFPNLNWLQDIPIIGIKLFISYHKLLNEGGVSLITQIQPYMGITTEFFIIQVGNFGRFVVDLIFMLIFSSILYWNGEQVGNIIRHFAFRLAAKPGDAVVLLAGQAIRAVALGVVVTALVQGILGGIGLVTLGIPYASLLMILIILFCLIQLGPLPVLIPAIVWLYWHGNATSGTVLLVWSGILCILDHILRPVLIRIGADLPILLILSGVIGGLLAFGMIGLFIGPVVLVISYRLLSSWMNEIPSPDSFSTIPIKNISKNK